In the genome of Osmerus mordax isolate fOsmMor3 chromosome 15, fOsmMor3.pri, whole genome shotgun sequence, one region contains:
- the zeb1b gene encoding zinc finger E-box-binding homeobox 1b → MADGPRCKRRKQANPRRNNVANYGNVVEGASDSDDEDKLHIVEEEGSLPDGADCDSNLHEEERNGDRWDEVREGCGSDGEDAGSTDALVEEMLQQGDTAVIYPEAPEEEPRQGTPEASSHDENGTPDSFSQLLTCPYCARGYKRYSSLKEHIKYRHEKSEDNFSCSQCSYTFTYRTQLERHMTAHKAGREQRHVTQSGGNRKFKCTECGKAFKYKHHLKEHLRIHSGEKPYECSNCKKRFSHSGSYSSHISSKKCVSLITVNGRPRSGAKTQAQSPAMPSSPAALRTQTRDKPEHGKPLQEQLPLNQIKSEPLDYEYKPAMVVSPTVVNGVFNGGGVAAPLQGAVQAVVLPTVGLVSPISINLADLQNVLKVAVDSNMIRQVLENNAKGQPGAGPLHSQQQLISAISLPIMGQDGNAKIIINYSLDPAQAQAQLTAQNLKKEPLAPASAQIHLQAHPEACKGQKLPEDLTVRLSREAKEETKMEEKTTSTCLLCDDCPGGLDTLHALKHCKKEGLRIKGRGLDQSESAIAALLADGDLCPDQPKNLLSLLKAYFALNAAPTKEELTKISNSVSLPTHVVKKWFDKMQEGQISLGAPTPPSEAEDEGDGFIPEGTTALLSAETPVRAQVSPAEATQAEVDGASVSPTSPSPLNLTAGGPVPAEPPQGAEGPLDLSLPKPTREEAQRAAARAKLHPSSSRRSAQQDEPLNLTCIKKEPGTSPVPFYASLPSANPINIMTTQLPTLVTITDPSRVPCLRTLTTTTKQAILIPQLTYTYTTTASNPAANQMQDKTVLLNGIKEERQDTSSDGVSTLEEQNDSDSAPPRKKMRKTESGMYACDLCDKIFQKSSSLLRHKYEHTGKRPHECGICRKAFKHKHHLIEHMRLHSGEKPYQCDKCGKRFSHSGSYSQHMNHRYSYCKKEAQGGGGGQDSPEEEGDTAADMVLSVREVQSDSRATSPPSHLDSDERGSSAREDEESEEEEEDMETTAGGLDEGVLDMDEIQVVKIGEEGGEEEEEEGEEGGQNGEDMEQEGVEQVVVGGDGEEEEVERVVFGEDGQEEEGIRVEVKEEKEERDEEVDTRQGEGQENTKKDEEGGGEKYNEIEKELVEEEKEEDCGVEKELVEEEKEEDCGVVKELVEEEKEEDCGVVKELVEEEKEEDCGVEKELVEEENEEDCGVEKELVEEEKEEAMDTEEGVTSAQVESEKSVVEDYDVIKEDEGATNGNNEKNTVFEDKNQTPGEKEEGDTK, encoded by the exons TTGCAAACTACGGCAATGTGGTGGAGGGTGCGTCGGATTCGGATGACGAGGACAAGCTGCACatcgtggaggaggagggcagtctGCCGGACGGGGCGGACTGTGACAGCAACCTCCACGAGGAAGAACGCAACGGGGACCGCTGGGACGAAG tgagggaGGGGTGCGGCTCAGACGGCGAGGATGCGGGCAGCACAGACGCCCTGGTGGAAGAGATGCTGCAGCAGGGCGACACAGCCGTCATTTACCCAGAAGCCCCGGAGGAGGAGCCGCGGCAGGGCACGCCCGAGGCCAGCAGCCACGACGAGAACG gCACTCCAGACTCGTTCTCCCAGCTCCTCACCTGCCCCTACTGTGCACGGGGCTACAAGCGCTACTCCTCTCTGAAGGAGCACATCAAGTACCGCCACGAGAAGAGCGAGgacaacttcagctgctcccagtGCAGCTACACCTTCACCTACCGCACGCAGCTGGAGAGGCACATGACGGCCCACAAGGCTGGACGAGAGCAG AGACACGTGACACAGTCAGGGGGCAACCGCAAATTCAAGTGCACTGAATGTGGAAAGGCTTTTAAATACAAGCACCACCTGAAGGAGCACCTACGTATCCACAGCG GAGAGAAACCCTACGAGTGCTCCAACTGCAAAAAACGTTTCTCCCACTCCGGCTCCTACAGCTCGCACATCAGCAGCAAGAAGTGCGTCAGCCTCATCACAGTCAACGGACGACCCAGATCGGGAGCCAAGACCCAGGCCCAGTCCCCGGCCATGCCCTCCTCACCGGCCGCCCTCCGGACACAGACCCGGGACAAGCCGGAGCACGGCAAGCccctgcaggagcagctgcCCCTCAACCAGATCAAGAGCGAGCCACTGGATTACGAGTACAAGCCTGCCATGGTGGTTTCCCCAACGGTGGTCAACGGGGTCTTCAACGGGGGGGGAGTGGCTGCTCCTCTCCAGGGTGCGGTCCAGGCAGTGGTCCTGCCCACCGTGGGCCTGGTGTCGCCCATCAGCATCAACCTGGCCGACCTCCAGAACGTTCTGAAGGTGGCAGTGGACAGCAACATGATCCGGCAAGTTCTGGAGAACAACGCCAAGGGCCAGCCGGGCGCGGGGCCGCTGCACTCCCAGCAGCAGCTCATCTCTGCCATCAGCCTGCCCATCATGGGGCAGGACGGCAACGCCAAGATTATCATCAACTACAGCCTGGACCCTGCCCAAGCCCAGGCCCAGCTCACAGCCCAGAACCTGAAGAAGGAGCCCCTGGCCCCGGCCTCAGCCCAAATCCACCTCCAGGCTCACCCTGAGGCCTGCAAGGGTCAGAAACTCCCTGAGGATCTGACTGTGAGGCTGTCGAGAGAAGCAAAGGAGGAaaccaagatggaggagaagaccaCTAGCACCTGTCTGTTGTGTGACGACTGTCCAGGCGGACTGGACACACTTCACGCCCTCAAGCACTGCAAGAAGGAGGGCCTCAGGATCAAGGGCAGAGGCCTGGACCAATCAGAGTCCGCCATCGCCGCCCTGCTCGCCGATGGTGACCTCTGTCCAGACCAGCCCAAgaacctgctctccctcctcaagGCGTACTTTGCCTTAAACGCTGCGCCCACTAAGGAGGAACTGACCAAGATCTCCAACTCCGTCAGCCTCCCCACCCACGTGGTCAAGAAGTGGTTCGACAAGATGCAGGAGGGGCAGATCTCGCTGGGGGCTCCCACCCCGCCCTCTGAGgcggaggatgagggggacggCTTTATTCCGGAGGGTACCACCGCCCTCTTGAGCGCTGAGACCCCTGTTCGGGCACAGGTCAGCCCGGCCGAGGCCACCCAGGCAGAGGTCGATGGCGCCAGTGTCAGCCCTACCTCCCCCTCGCCACTGAACCTGACCGCCGGGGGTCCGGTCCCGGCTGAGCCCCCCCAGGGTGCCGAGGGACCCCTGGACCTGTCGCTACCAAAGCCCACCAGAGAGGAGGCGCAGAGGGCTGCGGCCAGGGCcaagctccacccctcctcctcccgccggTCGGCCCAGCAGGACGAGCCTCTCAACTTGACCTGCATAAAAAAGGAGCCTGGCACCAGCCCCGTCCCCTTCTACGCCAGCCTGCCAAGTGCCAACCCCATCAACATTATGACCACTCAGCTGCCCACGCTCGTGACCATCACTGACCCGAGCCGGGTGCCCTGCTTGCGGacgctcaccaccaccaccaaacagGCCATCCTCATCCCCCAGCTGACATACACCTATACCACTACGGCCAGCAATCcggcagccaatcagatgcaGGACAAGACTGTGCTTCTCAACGGCATCAAG gaggagaggcaggacacCAGCTCGGACGGCGTGTCCACGCTGGAGGAGCAGAACGACTCAGACTCCGCCCCTCCCAggaagaagatgaggaagaCGGAGAGCGGCATGTACGCCTGCGACCTGTGTGACAAGATCTTCCAGAAGAGCAGCTCCCTGCTGAGACACAAATACGAACACACAG GGAAAAGGCCCCATGAGTGTGGCATCTGCAGAAAGGCCTTCAAGCACAAGCACCACTTGATAGAACACATGCGCCTccactcaggagagaagccctaccagTGCGACAAGTGCGGCAAGCGCTTCTCTCACTCCGGCTCCTACTCCCAGCACATGAACCACCGCTACTCCTACTGCAAGAAGGAGGCGCAGGGCGGCGGAGGTGGGCAGGACAGcccggaggaggagggcgacacCGCCGCCGACATGGTCCTGAGCGTCAGGGAGGTGCAGTCAGACAGCCGGGCCACctcgcctccctcccacctGGACTCAGACGAGCGAGGCAGCAGCgccagggaggacgaggagagtgaggaggaggaggaggacatggagacgaCGGCAGGGGGGCTGGACGAGGGCGTCCTAGACATGGATGAGATACAGGTAGTGAAgataggggaggaaggaggggaggaggaggaggaggaaggagaagaggggggtcaGAATGGAGAGGACATGGAACAGGAGGGGGTGGaacaggtggtggtggggggagatggggaggaggaggaggtggagagggtagTATTCGGGGAAGAtggccaggaagaggaggggataaGGGTAGAagtgaaggaagagaaggaagagagggatgaagaggtagatacaaggcagggggaggggcaggagaacaCTAAAAAAGATGAGGAAGGTGGCGGAGAGAAATACAATGAGATAGAGAAGGAACTggttgaggaggagaaagaggaggattgTGGGGTAGAGAAGGAACTggttgaggaggagaaagaggaggactgTGGGGTGGTGAAGGAACTggttgaggaggagaaagaggaggactgTGGGGTGGTGAAGGAACTggttgaggaggagaaagaggaagattgTGGGGTAGAGAAGGAACTGGTtgaggaggagaatgaggaggaCTGTGGGGTAGAGAAGGAACTggttgaggaggagaaagaggaggcaaTGGACACAGAGGAAGGAGTGACGTCAGCACAGGTGGAATCAGAGAAGAGTGTGGTGGAGGACTATGATGTCATCAAAGAGGATGAAGGTGCAACAAATGGAAACAATGAAAAAAACACGGTTTTTGAAGACAAGAACCAGACtccaggagagaaggaagaaggagacacaaaataa